A window of Pirellula sp. SH-Sr6A contains these coding sequences:
- a CDS encoding class I SAM-dependent methyltransferase, translating into MMRYAWGILLLLTFSSVSVDAQDKSVKPGINDSFRDPKVDDFVERFEVESREVYAKRKEIVQALKLAPGSTIADVGAGTGLFTQLFAKAVGEIGNVIAVDISQNFLDHIAATCKEKKLNQVVGILCTADDTKLPENSVDAVYICDTYHHFEFPLKTMASIRRAMKPGARLYVIDFIRIEGESSEWTLSHVRAGQEVFEKEILSCGFKKVGDHSKILKENYFLVFEKTE; encoded by the coding sequence ATGATGCGATACGCATGGGGGATTTTACTACTGCTCACCTTTTCGTCTGTGTCGGTGGACGCTCAAGACAAGAGTGTGAAGCCGGGTATCAATGACAGTTTTCGGGACCCCAAAGTGGACGATTTCGTCGAACGCTTCGAGGTCGAGAGTCGCGAGGTCTACGCGAAGCGGAAGGAAATTGTCCAAGCGTTGAAGCTGGCGCCGGGTTCCACCATTGCAGACGTAGGGGCCGGCACCGGATTGTTTACGCAGCTGTTCGCCAAAGCTGTCGGTGAGATTGGGAATGTGATTGCCGTCGATATCTCGCAGAATTTTTTGGATCACATTGCCGCTACCTGCAAAGAAAAGAAGCTCAATCAGGTGGTTGGAATTCTTTGCACTGCCGACGACACCAAATTGCCCGAAAACTCGGTCGACGCCGTATACATCTGTGATACGTATCACCATTTTGAGTTTCCCCTCAAAACGATGGCATCGATTCGCCGGGCCATGAAGCCGGGGGCCAGGCTATATGTGATCGACTTTATTCGAATCGAAGGGGAGAGCAGTGAATGGACGTTGAGCCACGTGCGCGCGGGGCAAGAGGTTTTTGAAAAGGAAATCCTCTCCTGTGGATTCAAGAAAGTCGGCGATCACTCAAAAATCCTCAAAGAGAATTACTTCCTTGTGTTTGAAAAAACCGAGTGA